One segment of Arcanobacterium haemolyticum DSM 20595 DNA contains the following:
- a CDS encoding MarC family protein, translating into MTFDTALFVSAFATLFVIIDPPGNLPIFLALTSKASERNRRRIAFQANFIAGILLLLFGFFGFSVFNALGISAPALQLSGGLLLLLIALQLLTGQEQDPGESDGDLHVAMVPLGMPLLAGPGSIVAFMLLIDEAGHDWMRIVTTVLGLICVLFISWLTMRFANPILKLLGESGIMLLTRLSGMLLAAIAAQLMINGIVSVVTTHFGG; encoded by the coding sequence GTGACATTTGATACGGCGTTATTCGTCTCGGCATTCGCAACATTGTTTGTGATTATTGACCCGCCGGGAAACCTGCCGATCTTTTTGGCTCTCACATCGAAAGCATCGGAACGAAATCGTCGCAGGATCGCATTCCAAGCAAACTTTATTGCGGGAATCTTGCTCCTGCTCTTTGGCTTCTTTGGGTTTAGCGTTTTTAATGCACTTGGAATTTCTGCTCCAGCGCTCCAACTTTCTGGCGGTTTGCTGTTGTTACTGATTGCGTTGCAGTTGCTCACCGGCCAAGAACAAGATCCGGGGGAGTCCGATGGCGATCTGCATGTGGCTATGGTTCCGTTGGGTATGCCATTGTTGGCAGGCCCTGGTTCCATTGTGGCGTTCATGTTGCTGATCGATGAGGCTGGCCACGATTGGATGCGGATCGTCACTACAGTTTTGGGTTTGATCTGTGTACTCTTCATTTCGTGGCTTACGATGCGTTTTGCCAACCCGATTCTCAAGCTTCTTGGTGAATCTGGCATTATGCTTCTCACTAGGCTTTCGGGCATGTTACTGGCCGCAATCGCCGCTCAGCTGATGATTAACGGTATCGTCTCTGTGGTTACTACACACTTTGGTGGATGA
- a CDS encoding PHP domain-containing protein, protein MMIDLHTHTTCSDGTDSPTELMKKACEVGIDVIGLTDHDTVSGWEEASIAARANNIRLVRGMEITATCHGVRVHILGYLFNSEDNKVQDHIRSVRESREGRARAITERLAADFPVTFEDVMRQAAPGATLGRPHIADALVEKGILANRSEAFEQVLATSSPYYVEQYAPDARAVVEFIHAAGGKTVWAHPKAMKRGTVAPDRAYRELAEAGLFGIEVDHRDNPADTRQFLTDIVNAYGLARFGSSDYHGRGKPNKLGENTTSPDAYRALIDGTFAEVI, encoded by the coding sequence ATGATGATCGATTTACACACCCACACCACGTGTTCTGATGGCACAGATTCTCCAACAGAACTCATGAAGAAAGCGTGCGAGGTAGGAATCGACGTTATAGGACTCACCGATCATGACACCGTATCCGGATGGGAAGAAGCTAGCATAGCGGCGCGTGCGAATAACATCCGGCTTGTGCGCGGAATGGAAATCACCGCAACGTGCCATGGAGTGCGTGTACACATCTTAGGCTACTTGTTTAATTCAGAAGACAACAAAGTGCAAGACCACATCAGATCTGTGCGCGAATCACGCGAAGGCCGGGCGCGGGCTATCACCGAACGCCTTGCAGCCGATTTTCCTGTGACATTTGAGGACGTCATGCGCCAAGCCGCTCCAGGCGCTACCCTTGGCCGTCCACACATCGCCGATGCTCTGGTAGAAAAAGGAATCCTAGCCAATCGTTCTGAAGCGTTTGAACAGGTGCTGGCCACGTCGTCGCCTTACTATGTGGAACAATACGCGCCAGACGCGCGTGCGGTTGTGGAATTTATCCATGCTGCCGGTGGGAAAACCGTGTGGGCACACCCCAAAGCCATGAAACGCGGGACAGTTGCCCCCGATCGTGCCTACCGTGAATTAGCTGAAGCAGGATTGTTTGGAATTGAAGTAGATCACCGTGACAATCCTGCCGATACACGGCAGTTTCTGACTGATATTGTTAATGCGTATGGGCTTGCGCGATTCGGGTCATCGGATTATCACGGACGTGGCAAGCCTAATAAACTTGGAGAAAACACAACATCCCCCGATGCCTATCGGGCGCTTATTGACGGGACTTTTGCGGAGGTTATCTAG
- a CDS encoding aminopeptidase P family protein has protein sequence MSDEKQTLEERAHNRTQRPQSDQFRSFIGEDWGTRPAGPQRGEVADYLPARHLTLGSQFVGERLVFPAGDLQVRSNDTDYRFRAHSAFAHLTGLGGEDEPGAVLVLEPLADEERTAEATHEAVLYFHPRAPRSSEEFYADSRHGEFWVGARLSAQEMSTLTGLKVSHIDSLRDALAKDLGEVTIRVVPGSDASVEALVEELRQENGLVESAEAINAQLAEAASEMRLIKDEYEIREMQKAVDVTAAGFDDVVASFPRARTHWRGERVIEGAFFAKAREEGNGLGYDTIAAAGNHANTLHWIKNDGPLEDGTLMLIDAGAEVDSLYTADITRTLPVSGTFSPTQRKVYDAVLEACDYALEVASQPGVRFRDVHAAAMTVIARHLENWGILPVTAEESLLPENQYHRRWMPHGTSHHLGLDVHDCAQAKRELYQDAVLEEGMVFTIEPGLYFREDDLKVPEEFRGIGVRIEDDVVITAKGAVRISEHIPRTADDIEAWMARLAQ, from the coding sequence ATGAGTGATGAAAAACAAACGTTAGAAGAGCGTGCGCACAACCGCACGCAGCGTCCGCAGAGCGATCAGTTTCGTTCTTTCATCGGCGAAGATTGGGGCACTCGCCCGGCGGGTCCGCAGCGTGGTGAAGTAGCAGATTACCTTCCTGCTCGCCATCTCACACTAGGTTCGCAGTTTGTTGGCGAACGTTTAGTTTTCCCTGCAGGTGATCTTCAGGTTCGTTCTAACGATACGGATTATCGTTTCCGCGCGCATTCTGCGTTCGCACATTTGACTGGGCTTGGTGGCGAAGACGAACCAGGCGCTGTTCTTGTTCTTGAACCGCTTGCGGATGAGGAGCGCACTGCGGAGGCTACGCACGAAGCTGTGTTGTATTTCCATCCGCGCGCACCGCGTTCGTCTGAAGAGTTTTATGCGGATTCGCGCCACGGTGAGTTTTGGGTGGGTGCTCGCTTGTCTGCTCAGGAGATGTCTACTCTCACGGGTTTGAAAGTTTCGCATATTGATTCGCTTCGTGATGCTCTTGCGAAGGATTTGGGCGAAGTGACGATTCGCGTGGTTCCCGGTTCAGATGCGTCCGTGGAAGCTTTGGTTGAAGAGTTGCGTCAGGAAAATGGCTTGGTAGAGAGCGCAGAGGCAATCAACGCTCAGTTGGCCGAGGCTGCGTCTGAGATGCGTTTGATTAAGGACGAATACGAAATTCGTGAAATGCAGAAGGCAGTGGATGTCACCGCCGCTGGTTTCGACGACGTGGTTGCGTCGTTCCCACGTGCTCGTACGCACTGGCGTGGTGAGCGTGTGATTGAAGGCGCGTTCTTTGCGAAGGCTCGCGAAGAAGGTAACGGTTTGGGCTATGACACGATCGCTGCTGCCGGCAACCACGCAAACACGTTGCACTGGATCAAGAATGATGGCCCGTTGGAAGATGGCACGTTGATGTTGATCGATGCAGGAGCTGAAGTAGATTCGCTCTACACCGCGGATATCACCCGTACGTTGCCTGTTTCTGGCACGTTCTCTCCAACCCAGCGCAAGGTGTATGACGCCGTGTTGGAGGCATGCGATTATGCACTCGAAGTGGCGTCACAGCCAGGCGTTCGTTTCCGTGATGTGCACGCAGCAGCTATGACTGTGATCGCACGCCACTTGGAGAACTGGGGCATCTTGCCGGTCACTGCAGAAGAATCGTTGCTACCAGAAAACCAGTATCACCGCCGGTGGATGCCTCACGGCACATCGCATCACTTGGGCCTTGATGTTCACGATTGCGCACAAGCTAAGCGTGAACTTTATCAGGATGCTGTACTGGAAGAAGGTATGGTATTCACTATTGAGCCTGGATTGTATTTCCGTGAAGACGATCTGAAGGTTCCAGAAGAATTCCGTGGAATCGGCGTTCGAATTGAAGATGACGTGGTCATCACAGCCAAGGGCGCTGTACGTATTTCTGAACATATTCCACGTACGGCCGATGATATTGAGGCATGGATGGCGCGCCTCGCACAGTAA
- a CDS encoding magnesium transporter MgtE N-terminal domain-containing protein gives MGTHGPSRVFVGRLAGADVFDPIGDRVGKVSDVVVVFRLRGAPLAVGLTVDVVGKRRVFVPLTRVTSMANGQVITTGLVNMRRFNQRPVETMAVGELLDRQVTIIESGELAEVEDLAIEQTRAREWRVTTLYVRMGRGAKDAGNTLLIPTSAVRGLATKVSNQGATALLAQISGLKAPDVADILRDLPEDRLLAVARELSDERLADVLEELGDDDRVAIMESLDVERAADVLEVMQPDDAADLVNELPVAQAEALLERMEPEDARDVRRLMSYSERSAGGLMTTDPIILPPDASVAMALAQARRPELPPALASIIFVTRPPHESPTGRYIGVVHLQRALREPPSNMIGGIVEQVENLSPDDGIGTITRLLATYNLTALPVLADDMLVGAVSVDDVLDHLLPDDWREADEIELDEAVDAQHNHDDEEVDA, from the coding sequence ATGGGCACTCATGGGCCGTCTCGCGTTTTTGTTGGGCGTCTTGCAGGAGCAGACGTCTTTGACCCGATCGGTGATCGTGTTGGCAAGGTGAGCGATGTCGTTGTGGTTTTCCGATTACGTGGGGCCCCGCTGGCAGTGGGGCTAACGGTTGACGTGGTGGGTAAGCGGCGCGTGTTCGTGCCGCTTACCCGGGTCACGTCGATGGCTAACGGCCAAGTGATCACCACAGGTTTGGTGAACATGCGCCGGTTTAACCAACGCCCAGTGGAAACGATGGCTGTTGGTGAGTTGCTTGATCGCCAGGTCACGATTATTGAGTCTGGCGAATTAGCTGAAGTTGAAGATCTTGCGATTGAGCAGACTCGCGCGCGCGAATGGCGCGTCACTACCTTGTACGTGCGTATGGGGCGCGGTGCGAAGGATGCGGGAAACACTCTGCTGATTCCAACGTCTGCCGTGCGCGGTTTGGCTACGAAGGTATCGAACCAGGGCGCTACTGCCTTGTTGGCGCAGATTTCTGGTTTGAAAGCTCCTGATGTGGCCGATATTTTGCGCGATTTGCCTGAGGATCGTTTGCTTGCAGTTGCGCGCGAATTGTCCGATGAACGTTTGGCAGACGTGTTGGAAGAATTGGGTGACGACGATCGTGTTGCCATTATGGAGTCCCTCGACGTCGAACGTGCTGCGGACGTTTTGGAAGTCATGCAGCCTGATGACGCGGCCGATTTGGTGAACGAACTGCCAGTTGCTCAAGCTGAAGCGTTGCTTGAACGCATGGAACCAGAAGACGCTCGTGACGTCCGCCGGTTGATGAGTTATTCTGAACGTTCCGCCGGTGGTTTGATGACAACCGATCCGATCATTTTGCCTCCAGATGCCTCTGTTGCGATGGCACTTGCGCAAGCCCGCCGGCCAGAATTACCGCCGGCACTGGCGTCGATCATCTTTGTCACTAGGCCTCCGCACGAATCTCCAACAGGCCGCTACATCGGCGTCGTCCATCTACAACGCGCCTTGCGCGAACCGCCGTCAAACATGATCGGCGGAATCGTGGAGCAGGTGGAAAACCTCTCCCCTGATGACGGCATCGGAACGATCACGCGTCTGCTCGCAACTTATAACTTAACTGCGCTGCCCGTGTTAGCAGACGATATGCTTGTTGGCGCTGTGTCTGTTGATGACGTCTTGGATCACTTGCTTCCTGACGATTGGCGTGAAGCAGATGAAATCGAACTGGATGAAGCAGTTGATGCTCAACATAACCATGATGATGAGGAGGTGGATGCCTAA
- a CDS encoding DUF1003 domain-containing protein, whose amino-acid sequence MANFDEPSDKRSRRIKKARWDSDAIGVVSERIARFSGTPQFLVYLSIFVALWLAWNTWGPDSLRFDSAELGFTALTLMLSLQASYAAPLILLAQNRQDDRDRVTAQQDRFTAERNLADTEYITREIASLRLALNEIATRDFVRSEIRDQLEIYRETDAELTEKLEAKDAHIAVLEAKIDELLTQIDTPEKKVD is encoded by the coding sequence ATGGCAAATTTTGACGAGCCATCGGACAAGCGCTCACGGCGTATTAAGAAGGCCCGCTGGGATTCGGATGCAATTGGTGTTGTTTCTGAACGTATCGCACGCTTTTCTGGCACGCCTCAATTCTTGGTCTACTTATCGATCTTCGTCGCTCTGTGGTTAGCGTGGAACACGTGGGGGCCTGATTCGTTGCGCTTCGATTCGGCAGAACTGGGCTTCACCGCGCTCACGCTGATGCTGTCGCTTCAAGCCTCTTATGCAGCTCCGCTGATTCTTCTTGCACAAAACAGGCAAGATGATCGTGACCGTGTGACCGCACAACAGGATCGTTTCACCGCGGAACGCAACTTGGCGGATACCGAATACATCACGCGTGAAATCGCATCGCTGCGTTTGGCATTGAATGAAATCGCCACCCGTGATTTCGTTCGCTCAGAAATTCGCGATCAACTGGAGATCTACCGCGAAACCGATGCGGAGCTTACAGAAAAACTTGAAGCCAAAGACGCTCATATTGCCGTGCTCGAAGCCAAGATTGATGAACTTTTAACACAAATTGATACACCTGAAAAGAAGGTAGACTAG
- a CDS encoding Mrp/NBP35 family ATP-binding protein → MTISLEKINEALAGVYDPEIKRPITEIGMVRSVDVDDSGLVTVGVDLTTAGCPLREKLTTDVTAAVSAVEGVTGVNVVMGVMSDEQKAEMKKTLRGGTPERHNPFSDSGSLTRVYAISSGKGGVGKSSMTVNLATAMQRQGLKVGVVDADIYGFSIPHMMGVDVPPQVVDKMIIPPVAHDVKTISIGMFMEENIPVVWRGPMLHRALEQFFSDVYWGDLDVLLIDLPPGTGDIALSVAQLIPNAEIVLVTTPQVAAADVAERAGMMAKQTDQRVVGVIENMSYLTMPDGTQMDIFGSGGGKKVASELSYILGYDVPLLGQIPLEQPLREGGDAGVPLASQDVESAAHEAIHAIAEKLGHRARGLSGKSLGVAPL, encoded by the coding sequence ATGACTATTTCCCTTGAAAAGATTAATGAAGCCCTCGCAGGCGTATATGATCCTGAAATTAAACGGCCGATTACGGAAATCGGTATGGTTCGCTCTGTAGACGTCGATGATTCTGGTCTTGTTACCGTTGGCGTTGATCTCACCACCGCCGGGTGCCCGTTGCGTGAGAAGCTCACCACGGATGTGACCGCCGCAGTTTCTGCCGTCGAAGGCGTTACTGGCGTGAATGTGGTTATGGGCGTCATGTCTGATGAACAAAAAGCAGAGATGAAGAAGACCTTGCGCGGTGGCACCCCAGAACGCCACAACCCATTCTCTGATTCGGGTTCACTCACCCGCGTGTACGCCATCTCCTCTGGTAAGGGCGGCGTTGGTAAATCATCTATGACAGTCAACTTGGCTACGGCAATGCAACGTCAAGGCTTGAAAGTTGGCGTGGTTGATGCCGATATTTATGGCTTCTCTATCCCACACATGATGGGTGTAGATGTGCCGCCACAGGTTGTTGACAAGATGATCATCCCTCCAGTGGCTCACGATGTGAAGACCATTTCTATCGGTATGTTCATGGAAGAAAACATTCCTGTTGTTTGGCGTGGCCCAATGCTTCACCGTGCACTCGAACAGTTCTTCTCTGACGTGTACTGGGGCGATCTGGATGTTCTCTTGATCGATCTTCCGCCGGGTACCGGCGATATTGCGCTCTCGGTTGCTCAGTTGATTCCGAATGCGGAAATTGTCCTGGTCACCACCCCGCAGGTGGCAGCAGCAGATGTTGCTGAACGCGCCGGCATGATGGCAAAGCAAACTGATCAACGCGTGGTTGGCGTTATCGAAAACATGTCCTACCTGACCATGCCAGATGGCACCCAGATGGATATCTTCGGTTCCGGTGGCGGCAAGAAGGTTGCCAGCGAACTATCCTACATTTTGGGTTACGATGTGCCGTTGCTAGGCCAGATTCCATTGGAACAGCCACTGCGCGAAGGCGGAGATGCCGGCGTTCCATTGGCAAGCCAGGATGTTGAATCCGCTGCTCACGAGGCTATCCATGCGATTGCTGAAAAGTTGGGCCACAGAGCCCGTGGGCTTTCCGGTAAGTCGCTTGGCGTCGCACCTCTTTAG
- a CDS encoding O-methyltransferase, translated as MSIEKAQSWVYAETFASDNMYTNQARLQAAELGIEPISTATGHFLSLLCSAKGAKVIADIGTGTGVSGLYLLAGTKDSQITSIDVDSEAQNMARQNFAATGVRSGRYRLINGRSADILPRLASASYDLVLVDGDPLEAEGDVVEALRMLRTGGILVVAHALYRDRVADPARRDDHTVAMRNLGKLLQESDSLTTSLLPVGDGLLVSVKN; from the coding sequence ATGAGCATCGAAAAAGCGCAATCGTGGGTGTACGCTGAAACGTTTGCATCTGACAACATGTATACGAATCAGGCCCGCCTTCAGGCTGCCGAATTGGGGATTGAACCTATCAGTACTGCTACCGGGCATTTCTTATCCTTGCTGTGTTCAGCAAAGGGTGCCAAGGTGATTGCTGATATCGGCACTGGTACAGGTGTTAGTGGCCTCTACCTGTTGGCAGGCACAAAGGATTCACAGATCACCAGTATTGATGTTGATTCTGAAGCTCAAAACATGGCCCGGCAGAATTTTGCTGCCACGGGTGTTCGCTCTGGCCGTTATCGGCTGATCAACGGCCGGAGCGCGGATATCCTTCCGCGCCTCGCGTCGGCGTCCTACGATCTGGTCTTGGTAGATGGTGATCCACTAGAAGCTGAAGGCGATGTTGTTGAGGCCCTGCGCATGTTGCGCACTGGCGGTATCTTGGTTGTGGCCCATGCGCTCTACCGTGACCGCGTAGCGGATCCGGCCCGCCGTGACGATCATACGGTGGCCATGCGAAACTTGGGCAAGTTACTTCAAGAATCTGACAGCCTCACAACGTCGCTCCTGCCGGTTGGCGATGGGCTTTTAGTTTCTGTAAAGAACTAG